A genome region from Labilibaculum antarcticum includes the following:
- the gldG gene encoding gliding motility-associated ABC transporter substrate-binding protein GldG has protein sequence MLQNRKLKDLFQLLISLLALVIVIQVLQVYFFRWDLTSEKRYSLSDNTKNLVSDLEKDLYFEVYLSGDLPIGFEKLQKACLEMIDEFSSYSNVTLSYALIDPNDIANPQKRKELFDQLVSRGLKPINLQEKTTDGSLNQKLIVPGIIIHDREKETSVHLLKSVAGLSSDQNLNHSIEELEFELTSAIRMLQTNTPKEIAFLTGQGELDEFEVADFTASLLQRYEVKRIKAQDLNSNKSRFSALVIAQPRKEFTEEDKYNIDQYVMNGGSVVWLIDEVIASMDSLVTKESTMAFYQPLNMEDQLFKYGVRINPDLVMDVQSQLIPVQTALPGQPAKFTPAPWYYSPLLVAPDSHPITRKLNVIKAEFANSIDFVGDNKQIKKQVLLASSDYTRLEKVPKPISLDIVNKRMEASDFPAGSKNIAVLLEGIFPSVFQNRMWKGIDKSNFKSESVPAKMIVISDGDIIKNRVRGVGNNRQIEALGYDRYSKKTYGNRSFLLNCIDYLCDDRGWMELRSREVKLRMLNKTKIRSERLFWQVVNVLLPLILLLVFGLIRFYVRKRKFATSGQ, from the coding sequence ATGTTACAAAATAGAAAATTAAAAGACCTTTTTCAATTACTGATATCACTATTGGCTTTAGTAATTGTAATTCAAGTTTTACAAGTGTATTTTTTTCGTTGGGATTTGACTTCAGAAAAACGATATTCTTTATCGGATAATACCAAGAATTTAGTATCTGATTTAGAGAAGGATTTGTATTTTGAAGTTTACCTTTCAGGAGATTTACCAATCGGATTTGAGAAACTGCAAAAGGCTTGTTTGGAAATGATTGACGAGTTTTCTTCCTACTCCAATGTTACTTTATCATATGCTTTAATTGATCCTAATGATATTGCCAATCCGCAAAAGCGGAAAGAGCTTTTTGATCAACTGGTAAGTAGAGGATTGAAACCAATAAATTTACAGGAAAAAACTACAGATGGAAGTTTAAACCAGAAGCTGATTGTTCCCGGAATTATTATTCATGATCGGGAAAAAGAAACAAGCGTTCATTTGCTAAAAAGTGTGGCTGGTTTGTCTTCCGATCAAAATTTAAATCATTCTATTGAAGAATTGGAATTTGAATTGACCTCTGCCATTCGAATGCTTCAGACGAATACGCCTAAAGAAATTGCATTTCTTACAGGTCAAGGAGAGTTGGACGAGTTTGAAGTGGCCGATTTTACAGCTTCCTTATTGCAAAGATATGAGGTGAAAAGGATTAAAGCGCAGGATTTGAATTCCAATAAATCTCGATTTTCAGCATTGGTCATTGCACAACCACGTAAGGAGTTTACTGAGGAGGATAAATACAATATCGATCAGTATGTAATGAATGGTGGAAGTGTGGTGTGGCTGATTGATGAGGTGATTGCATCCATGGATAGTTTGGTGACAAAGGAGAGCACCATGGCCTTTTATCAGCCATTGAATATGGAAGATCAGTTGTTTAAATATGGTGTGAGAATAAATCCTGATTTGGTGATGGATGTTCAGAGTCAGTTGATTCCTGTTCAAACAGCATTGCCTGGACAGCCTGCTAAATTTACACCGGCACCTTGGTACTATTCACCATTATTGGTAGCTCCCGATTCTCATCCTATTACACGGAAATTGAATGTGATAAAAGCTGAATTTGCAAATTCAATTGATTTTGTGGGAGATAATAAACAAATTAAAAAACAGGTTTTATTGGCTAGCTCGGATTACACTAGACTTGAAAAAGTACCTAAACCAATTAGCTTGGATATTGTAAATAAGAGGATGGAGGCATCCGATTTCCCCGCAGGATCAAAAAATATAGCCGTTTTATTAGAGGGAATATTCCCATCTGTTTTTCAAAACAGGATGTGGAAAGGGATTGATAAAAGCAATTTTAAATCGGAAAGTGTTCCAGCTAAAATGATTGTGATATCGGATGGTGATATAATTAAGAACAGGGTTAGAGGAGTAGGTAATAACCGTCAAATTGAAGCTTTGGGATACGATAGATATAGTAAAAAAACATATGGCAACAGAAGCTTTCTCTTGAATTGTATTGACTATCTGTGCGATGATCGTGGATGGATGGAATTGAGATCACGTGAAGTGAAATTAAGAATGCTAAACAAAACCAAAATAAGATCGGAAAGGTTGTTTTGGCAAGTTGTTAACGTGTTACTGCCTCTAATTCTACTGCTTGTTTTTGGGCTTATCCGCTTCTATGTAAGAAAACGAAAATTTGCCACATCTGGTCAATAG
- the dnaN gene encoding DNA polymerase III subunit beta, with the protein MKFVVSSTELLSHLQAISRVISSKNTLPILDNFLFELKDDQLVATASDLESTLITTIPLETSVGEGVIAFPARILTDTLKEFPEQPLTFDIDLTSLAVKITSENGVFSIVGQNGEDFPKLPVKQETNLVNISVESKVLLTGVNKTLFATADDELRPVMNGIFIELGNNDLTFVASDAHKLVRYKRLDGRSEVESSFILPKKPASLLRNILPKETNPVLVEFDEKNAFFTLSNYKLICRLVEGNYPSYNSVIPKTNPNKLTIDRVELYNTLKRVSVFSNPASNLIKFELKSNELIVSAQDIDFSISARERLQCQYEGQELEIGFKSVFLLEILANISSSNVMIELSDPTRAGIFLPYDNDNADEDVLMLLMPMMINA; encoded by the coding sequence ATGAAATTTGTAGTGTCAAGTACAGAATTGTTAAGTCATTTACAGGCAATTAGTCGCGTTATTAGCAGTAAGAATACCTTACCTATTCTCGATAACTTCTTGTTTGAGCTAAAAGATGATCAATTGGTAGCTACTGCTTCGGATTTAGAATCTACCTTAATCACTACTATTCCATTGGAGACTTCGGTAGGAGAAGGGGTAATTGCTTTCCCAGCAAGAATTTTGACTGATACTTTAAAAGAATTTCCAGAGCAACCACTAACATTTGATATTGACTTAACTTCTTTGGCAGTAAAAATTACTTCCGAAAATGGAGTGTTTAGTATCGTTGGACAGAATGGCGAAGATTTTCCAAAACTTCCTGTAAAACAAGAAACTAATTTGGTAAATATCTCTGTTGAAAGTAAAGTTTTGCTAACTGGGGTTAATAAAACATTGTTTGCAACGGCTGATGATGAACTTCGTCCTGTGATGAACGGAATCTTTATTGAGTTGGGAAATAATGATCTAACTTTTGTGGCTTCTGATGCTCACAAGTTAGTTCGATACAAAAGATTAGACGGAAGATCTGAGGTTGAATCATCATTTATCTTACCCAAAAAGCCAGCTTCTTTATTAAGGAATATTCTTCCAAAAGAAACAAATCCTGTTTTGGTAGAGTTTGATGAGAAAAATGCATTTTTCACTTTGTCTAATTACAAGTTAATCTGTCGTTTGGTTGAAGGGAATTATCCAAGTTACAACTCGGTTATTCCTAAAACGAATCCAAATAAATTAACAATTGATAGAGTTGAGTTATATAATACACTGAAGAGAGTTTCTGTATTTTCGAATCCAGCAAGTAACCTGATTAAATTTGAATTGAAATCAAATGAATTGATTGTTTCTGCTCAGGATATAGACTTCTCAATATCTGCAAGAGAAAGATTGCAGTGTCAGTACGAAGGACAAGAATTGGAAATCGGTTTTAAATCGGTTTTCCTTTTAGAGATTTTAGCTAATATTTCTTCCTCGAATGTTATGATTGAATTATCAGATCCAACGAGGGCTGGTATCTTCTTACCCTATGACAATGATAATGCTGACGAGGATGTATTGATGTTGTTAATGCCAATGATGATTAATGCATAA